DNA sequence from the Pungitius pungitius chromosome 16, fPunPun2.1, whole genome shotgun sequence genome:
CGCGGGACTGACGGAGCCCCTGGACGGGGGCGCCTCCTCGTGGCCGGCGCCCAACAAGACGCTGGTGGGGAAGCGGGGGAGCACCGGGGGGCTGGGCCGCGGCCGGCGGCGGGACGACGTGGCCCGCATCTTTGTGGGGTTCGAGTACGAGGACGCCAGGGGGAGGCGCTTCATCAGCTGCGGGCCGGATAAGATCGTGAAGGTTCTGGGGCCCGGCGGCGCCAAGGACCCCGCCACCCGGGTGCTGAACACGGACATGCCGCTGTACGTCCCGTCGCCCTCGCAGGGCCGCGGACTCAAGTCTCACTTCGCCCAGCTGACCCGCCTCTTCATCGTGGTGCCCGACGCGCCTCTGGAGGTCACCCTCAACCCACAGGTGAGTccacgtcaccccccccccccccccccccccacggctgaGCTGTATGAGTGAAGCGTCTTTGGCTGTTTGCAGGTGCAGCCcggcccccctccctgcccGCTGTTCCACCCGGAGCAGACGGATCTGGTTCTGCCGCCTGACGGGTTCTGGGTCCTCCGGTTCCCTTACTCCTACGCGACGGAGCGCGGCCCCTGTCTCCCCCCCAAAGAGAACCAGCCCCTCAACAACTACAAGGTGCTGCGCGCCATGCTGAAGGCCGCAGCCGCCAGCCCCCCCGCGCCGTGAGCCCCCGGCGCCGCGGCCGACCCGTTCGTTCGCTCTAAACGCGGCTGAGAAGGTTTTTGATGGACAGTCGGcgaaaaaagccccaaaaacctcattttcatttaaaatgtgaaacacGCTTTAATGCAAcgaataatgaatgaatatgtgGTTACTTCTTCTACCACTGCTGTCAAATATTGTACattattaccttttttatttatgtaaataaatgtgtacaacTGCATCTCATTTTAGTGAACCATAAATAccaaggtgtgaaggtgtgaaggtgtgaagtgTTGTGTACAGTGGTATCACTATAAAACACAGATGATGCTCCTCTGATTACTGCTGACATCCACTGCAGGATGGAAAGGaacatttgatgtttttctgtaaataaaaggtttttgtcAGATTTTGtttgatcatcatcatcgaTGTTAAATAGTGCCTTGTACATTTTGACCACTAGATGGACTCCTTCAAACATCTTTTAATTGAGGTTTCTCTCAGAGTTCCCACATCACTGCTTCTCTCTCAAATTTAGCTTTTGActtaaaatctattttttctttgaaggAATTAGACATAAACTAAAGTGACTTTTAAAAGCTTCTTCAGCCGACTTGCtgccacaaataaaaacaatgactttACATGAAAATATTCTTCCTGTGCTTctgtaatatttttttaatgaagtagaAGATGTAAAAAGACTATTTTATGATTGTTTAGATATTAATCCTAATATTTCTCCCTCCAGACTCCAAAAATAGCTTTAAACAGTCTGTGATTTACAGTGTAATTTAGTTACATGACTCATGTGTCTTAGTGAGATGAGTTAAAtgatcaatacacacacacacacacacacacacacacacacacacacacaccttgaggAATGTGGGTAATGTGAATGAGGTTAATAACAAAGCTGAGACAGATACAAAGTCATAAAGTTAAACGACCCGTGGTCAACATTTAAAGAGACATTGAACACAAACATCATTGTTCTGGTTAAAACAGGTGTTCCAGCCTCATTGTTTGCACCCAATAAACATccatcccccctctctcccccagggaggagggagggggggcgacgCGCTGTTGGCATCatgtgattcttttttaaatttgtttcatttaaccTGCAATGGCTCATTTGTGACAGGTGAAGACGTCCCTGACGTCCTGTAGGCAGGTCGACCCGGGTGAGTTTGTGTCAATCCACAACAAGCACACACGGATCCAAACAAACCCACCTGGccttcaggaggaggaggaagaggaggagaaggaagaggaggaggaggaggaggaagaggtggaggagccaACCAACACGGCGAGTTTATGGCTTTTCTTTCCCTCGGCCCTGAATACGACTGTGACAAAGTTCAGCGCTCGCCAGTCGAGGGACAATAGAAGGAAAGAAGACACTGTACTAGATGTTCTTCTGCAGAAACTCACCTGAGAGACGTGAAGGGACACTTACCTGAGAGACGTGAGGAGACAATATGCAGATTCATGATCAATGATTACGGACATGTTCTCGTTGGCTCTGAACTTTCAacccttttgtcttttgtctacAGCTGGGTTTCATTTGGACATTTTATGTTCAGCAGTACTTTGAATTTTGATTATATGTGAGTATTATTTGGTGTTTGCTGTCTTGATGATAagaattttcattattttattcaatGCAGTTTAGTACTTtggcatttaataaataaattgtgaGTTTAATAGTAGTACTCTGACCAAAGTACTAGTGCCACACTGTAGAAATACTCTAATTTAAGTTAATGTCCtgctttgaaaatgttcaatcaCTAGACATTTGTAAGTATAGTCAGTagaatgtattaaaacaaatattgttTCAATTTCCTGTGTACAAACATATTTTGTAAAGATTagtagttaaataaataaaacattaaatattttcCTCTGAAATGGTAGAAGTGGAAAGCAGCATAATACTAAAGTATTAGTAGAAGTAACCTTCTTTACTTTTAGATATgaaatattactattattatgtCTTCTGTTGTCCTTTCCGACAGTCCTTTTACTGGCAACGCCACACTGCAGAGGTCACTCCAGAGGTCAGTCCAGAGGTCACGGTCGGGTCCGATTAGCCTCGGAGGGCAACATGGCGACCAGGAAGGCCGAGGTGCAGCGGAGGATCGTGTCCAAAGACGGCCACAACAACGTGCGCATTGACAACGTGGAGGGCATGGTGAAGCTCTACCTGCACGACATCTGGACCACCGTGGTGGACATGAAGTGGCGCTACAAGCTCACCCTCTTCGCCTCCACCTTCGTCATGACCTGGTTCATCTTCGGGGTCATCTTCTACTTCATCGGCATGGGCAACGGGGACTTCGAGCCCGGCCTGAACGCCAACCACACGGCCTGCGTGGTCAACGTGGAGACCCTCACCGGggccttcctcttctccctggaGTCGCAGACCACCATCGGCTACGGCTTCCGCTACATCTCGGAGGAGTGCCCGCTGGCCATCTTCACCCTGGTGGCCCAGCTGGTCATCACGGGCCTGGCGGAGATCTTCGTCACCGGCGCCTTCCTGGCCAAGCTGGCCCGCCCCAAGAAGCGGGCGGAGACCATCAAGTTCAGCCAGTCGGCGGTGGTCTGCCGGCACCGGGGCAAGCTGTGCCTGATGGTGAGGGTGGCCAACATGCGGAAGAGCCTCCTGATCCAGTGCCAGCTGACGGGGAAGCTCCTCCACTCCAACGTGACGGAGGAAGGCGAGAAGACCCAGATCCACCAGAGCTCCGTGGACTTCTTCATGGACTCCAGCGGCGAGTGccccttcctcatcctcccGCTGGCCTTCTACCACGTGCTGGACGAGCACAGCCCGctggccgggctcaccgcccaGAACCTGCGCACCCGCGACTTCGAGCTGCTGGTGACCCTCAACGCCACCATGGAGTCCACGGCCGCCACCTGCCAGAGCCGCACCTCCTA
Encoded proteins:
- the kcnj15 gene encoding ATP-sensitive inward rectifier potassium channel 15 produces the protein MATRKAEVQRRIVSKDGHNNVRIDNVEGMVKLYLHDIWTTVVDMKWRYKLTLFASTFVMTWFIFGVIFYFIGMGNGDFEPGLNANHTACVVNVETLTGAFLFSLESQTTIGYGFRYISEECPLAIFTLVAQLVITGLAEIFVTGAFLAKLARPKKRAETIKFSQSAVVCRHRGKLCLMVRVANMRKSLLIQCQLTGKLLHSNVTEEGEKTQIHQSSVDFFMDSSGECPFLILPLAFYHVLDEHSPLAGLTAQNLRTRDFELLVTLNATMESTAATCQSRTSYVPQEVLWGYEFKPVLFSTTGGRYVADFNFFDKVQASNDVAFLSNNAEKLKLEEEFKKD